The proteins below are encoded in one region of Pleuronectes platessa chromosome 12, fPlePla1.1, whole genome shotgun sequence:
- the LOC128453769 gene encoding cytochrome c oxidase subunit 5B, mitochondrial, with the protein MAGRLLHRAWTTTLRIRSNVAVRPIHRAAALASERGIPTDEEQATGLERRILMAFKEGKDPYSILNHTYYPGTKEDPQIVPCTGTKRLVGCICEEDNTAIVWFWVHEGTPQRCPSCGTHYRLMQQDLPL; encoded by the exons ATGGCGGGACGTCTTCTTCACCGGGCCTGGACAACAACCCTGCGGATCAGGAGCAACGTGGCGGTCAGGCCGATCCACCGAGCCGCTGCCCTGGCCTCAGAGAGAG gaaTACCAACAGATGAGGAGCAGGCCACTGGACTGGAGCGACGCATCCTGATGGCCTTTAAAGAGGGAAAG GATCCCTACAGTATACTGAATCACACATACTACCCAGGCACCAAGGAAGACCCTCAGATCGTGCCATGCACTGGAACCAAGAGGCTGGTGGGCTGTATTT GTGAGGAAGACAACACTGCGATTGTGTGGTTCTGGGTTCATGAGGGAACTCCCCAGCGCTGTCCTTCCTGTGGCACCCACTATAGGCTGATGCAGCAGGACTTGCCTCTTTGA
- the herc4 gene encoding probable E3 ubiquitin-protein ligase HERC4 isoform X1: protein MLCWGNASYGQLGLGGIDEEIVVEPRVCEFFHGKQVCDVGCGRRHSAFLLQDGTVYTCGCNDLGQLGHEKSRKRPEQVVALDAQIIAAVSCGEAHTLALNDKGQLFSWGLGSDGQLGLNNLEECVRVPRNIKSLSDVQITQVACGYWHSHALSRGGQVFSWGQNRYGQLGLGLKGQSVTTPQIIQSLQGIPFAQISAGGAHSFALTLSGAVFGWGRNKFGQLGLNDTNDRSCPALLKSLRSQRVIYISCGEDHTAALTKEGGVFTFGAGGYGQLGHNSTNHEINPRKVFELMGSVVTQISCGRQHTLVFTPSSGKMDSFGLGGNGQLGTRSTCNRKSPAPVKSPWVAGALADSEKGCCVKRIYAGGDQSFAHYCTANILQSRDSVRKQDHHGRICTLNGDIIHKWLNHSPGRLPLEISNEIDLVFSSASCLNGSFLSRSHPDHFNTSSKYSGVDMNTARILFHRAIQQDHPEIAQQIAASLEKNLIPRLSNSPPDIEALRLYLTLPECPLFTDRNNYVTIAIPFAKSLLSLKGAPLKVLGNWWSGFEPRVFQRLVQVYKEVVVYLLQMHKVGIPSIEQRIFTCFLDTSLRFLETLHVVSERAGHIIQYDKFYIHELDDLIDIRHDYVTWIQRQMYPMGHDGVVTLCRYPFVFDAQAKTTLLQTDAVIQMQIAVDQAQMQNFSSMFLPAVESVNPCLILIVRRENIVGDTMEVLGKSKNVDYKKPLKVIFVGEEAVDAGGVRKEFFLLIMKELLDPKFGMFRYYEESRLIWFSNKTFEDIDLFNLIGVICGLAIYNLTIVELNFPVALYKKLLKKKPTLDDLKELMPDVGRSLQQLLDYTEDDLEETFCLNFTITEDNYGATEVLELVQNGEDINVNKSNRQDFVSAYVDYVFNTSVASLFECFYAGFHKVCGGKVLELFQPNELQAMVIGNTNYDWTELEKTTEYKGEYWADHPTIRLFWEVFHSLPLEKKKKFLLFLTGSDRIPILGMKNLKLVIQPTGGGEHYLPVAHTCFNLLDLPKYMSLETLQTKLLQAIDHNQGFNLA, encoded by the exons ATGCTGTGCTGGGGGAATGCTTCCTACGGACAGCTGGGCTTGGGTGGGATCGACGAGGAGATCGTGGTGGAGCCGCGGGTGTGCGAGTTCTTCCACGGGAAGCAAGTGTGTGACGTGGGGTGTGGCCGCAGACACTCAGCCTTCCTGCTGCAGGACGGGACAGTGTACACCTGTGGCTGCAATGACCTGGGCCAGCTGGGCCACGAGAAGTCCAGGAAGAGACCAG AACAGGTCGTGGCCCTGGATGCACAGATCATAGCGGCGGTGTCTTGTGGAGAGGCTCACACTCTCGCCCTGAATGATAAAGGGCAGCTCTTTTCATGGGGTCTGGGCTCAGATGGTCAGCTGGGCTTAAATAACCTGGAAGAATGTGTTCGTGTGCCTCG AAACATCAAGAGTTTGTCAGATGTACAAATCACTCAGGTAGCCTGTGGGTATTGGCACTCTCATGCACTTTCAAGAG GAGGTCAAGTCTTCTCGTGGGGCCAGAATCGATATGGACAACTTGGGCTAGGATTAAAGGGACAGAGCGTTACCACGCCACAAATCATTCAGTCTCTGCAGGGCATTCCTTTTGCTCAGATATCTGCCGGTGGTGCTCACAGCTTTGCCCTCACGCTCTCAGGAGCGGTGTTTGGTTGGGGACGCAACAAGTTTGGTCAGCTGGGTCTCAATGACACTAATG atcgATCTTGCCCAGCTCTGCTGAAGTCTCTTAGGTCTCAGAGAGTGATTTACATCTCCTGTGGAGAAGatcacacagcagcactgaccaAG GAGGGAGGTGTGTTTACATTTGGAGCGGGTGGATACGGACAACTTGGACATAACTCCACAAACCATGAAATCAACCCTAGGAAAGTGTTTGAGCTCATGGGGAGTGTAGTTACGCAGATCTCATGCGGAAG GCAGCACACGTTGGTTTTCACTCCCTCGTCTGGGAAGATGGACTCATTCGGGCTTGGCGGTAACGGGCAACTTGGTACACGCTCCACGTGCAACAGGAAAAGCCCCGCCCCTGTCAAAAGCCCCTGGGTGGCTGGAGCCCTGGCAG ACTCAGAGAAGGGCTGTTGTGTCAAGAGGATTTACGCTGGAGGAGATCAGAGCTTTGCTCACTACTGCACTGCCAAT atCTTGCAGAGCAGAGACTCTGTGAGGAAACAAGATCACCACGGACGGATTTGCACCTTAAATGGAGATATCATACACAAATGGTTGAACCATTCCCCAGGACGACTCCCGCTGGAAATCTCCAA TGAGATTGACCTTGTGTTCTCCTCAGCGAGCTGCCTCAATGGATCGTTTCTGTCGAGGAG TCATCCAGATCACTTCAATACCAGCAGCAAATATTCAGGAGTGGATATGAACACAGCTCGCATCCTGTTTCACAGAGCGATCCAACAAGATCACCCTGAGATAGCTCAGCAG ATTGCTGCCAGTCTAGAAAAGAACTTAATTCCCCGACTGAGCAACTCTCCTCCAGACATCGAAGCCCTGAGACTCTACCTCACTCTTCCAGAATGCCCTCTCTTCACTGACCGAAACAATTATGTGACCATTGCCATCCCATTTGCCAAATCGCTCCTCAGCCTGAAGGGGGCGCCACTTAAGGTGCTAG GAAACTGGTGGTCTGGGTTTGAGCCCAGAGTCTTTCAGCGGCTTGTCCAGGTTTACAAGGAGGTGGTGGTGTATCTGCTTCAGATGCACAAGGTTGGCATTCCTTCAATCGAGCAGAGAATCTTCACCTGTTTCCTGGACACGTCCCTCCGATTCCTGGAGACCCTGCATGTG GTGAGTGAACGGGCCGGACACATCATTCAGTACGATAAATTCTACATCCATGAGCTGGACGACCTGATAGACATCAGACACGACTACGTCACATGGATTCAGAGGCAGATGTACCCAATg GGCCATGATGGTGTGGTGACTCTGTGCAGGTATCCCTTTGTGTTTGATGCCCAAGCCAAGACCACTCTGCTTCAAACTGatgctgtcatacagatgcag ATAGCAGTGGACCAGGCACAGATGCAAAATTTCAGCTCTATGTTCCTGCCAGCAGTGGAATCTGTCAACCCGTGCCTCATCCTCATCGTCCGGAGGGAAAACATAGTCGGAGACACCATGGAAGTCCTCGGGAAGTCCAAGAATGTTGACTACAAGAAACCACTCAAG GTGATCTTTGTAGGAGAAGAGGCGGTCGATGCCGGGGGCGTGAGGAAGGAGTTCTTCCTCTTGATCATGAAAGAGCTGCTGGATCCCAAATTCGGCATGTTTCGTTACTACGAGGAGTCCAGGCTCATCTGGTTTTCAAATAAG ACCTTTGAAGACATTGACTTGTTCAACCTCATCGGGGTCATCTGTGGTCTGGCCATATACAATCTCACGATAGTGGAGCTCAACTTCCCCGTGGCCCTTTACAAGAAGCTTCTGAAGAAGAAGCCGACGCTCGACGACCTGAAAGAGTTAATGCCAGACGTGGGAAG GAGTCTACAGCAGTTACTGGACTACACAGAAGATGACCTCGAGGAAACGTTCTGTTTGAACTTCACA ATCACTGAGGACAACTATGGGGCTACAGAGGTGCTGGAACTCGTACAGAATGGCGAAGACATCAatgtaaataaatcaaacag gCAGGACTTTGTCAGCGCCTATGTTGACTACGTTTTCAACACATCCGTGGCCTCTCTGTTCGAGTGCTTCTATGCAGGCTTTCACAAAGTGTGCGGTGGAAAAGTCTTAGAGCTGTTCCAGCCAAACGAACTACAAGCCATGGTCATTGGCAACACCAACTATGACTGGACGGAGCTCGAAAAG ACTACTGAATACAAAGGGGAGTACTGGGCAGACCATCCCACCATCCGACTCTTCTGGGAGGTGTTCCACAGTCTTCCtttagagaagaaaaaaaagttcctCT TGTTCCTCACAGGAAGTGACCGCATACCCATTCTGGGCATGAAAAACCTGAAGCTAGTGATCCAGCCCACCGGTGGAGGAGAGCACTATTTACCTGTGGCCCACACCTGCTTCAACCTGCTGGACCTGCCAAAGTACATGAGTCTAGAAACACTCCAAACAAAGCTGCTGCAGGCCATAGATCACAACCAAGGCTTTAATCTCGCCTAA
- the herc4 gene encoding probable E3 ubiquitin-protein ligase HERC4 isoform X2 — translation MLCWGNASYGQLGLGGIDEEIVVEPRVCEFFHGKQVCDVGCGRRHSAFLLQDGTVYTCGCNDLGQLGHEKSRKRPEQVVALDAQIIAAVSCGEAHTLALNDKGQLFSWGLGSDGQLGLNNLEECVRVPRNIKSLSDVQITQVACGYWHSHALSRGGQVFSWGQNRYGQLGLGLKGQSVTTPQIIQSLQGIPFAQISAGGAHSFALTLSGAVFGWGRNKFGQLGLNDTNDRSCPALLKSLRSQRVIYISCGEDHTAALTKEGGVFTFGAGGYGQLGHNSTNHEINPRKVFELMGSVVTQISCGRQHTLVFTPSSGKMDSFGLGGNGQLGTRSTCNRKSPAPVKSPWVAGALADSEKGCCVKRIYAGGDQSFAHYCTANILQSRDSVRKQDHHGRICTLNGDIIHKWLNHSPGRLPLEISNEIDLVFSSASCLNGSFLSRRSIAFSSLI, via the exons ATGCTGTGCTGGGGGAATGCTTCCTACGGACAGCTGGGCTTGGGTGGGATCGACGAGGAGATCGTGGTGGAGCCGCGGGTGTGCGAGTTCTTCCACGGGAAGCAAGTGTGTGACGTGGGGTGTGGCCGCAGACACTCAGCCTTCCTGCTGCAGGACGGGACAGTGTACACCTGTGGCTGCAATGACCTGGGCCAGCTGGGCCACGAGAAGTCCAGGAAGAGACCAG AACAGGTCGTGGCCCTGGATGCACAGATCATAGCGGCGGTGTCTTGTGGAGAGGCTCACACTCTCGCCCTGAATGATAAAGGGCAGCTCTTTTCATGGGGTCTGGGCTCAGATGGTCAGCTGGGCTTAAATAACCTGGAAGAATGTGTTCGTGTGCCTCG AAACATCAAGAGTTTGTCAGATGTACAAATCACTCAGGTAGCCTGTGGGTATTGGCACTCTCATGCACTTTCAAGAG GAGGTCAAGTCTTCTCGTGGGGCCAGAATCGATATGGACAACTTGGGCTAGGATTAAAGGGACAGAGCGTTACCACGCCACAAATCATTCAGTCTCTGCAGGGCATTCCTTTTGCTCAGATATCTGCCGGTGGTGCTCACAGCTTTGCCCTCACGCTCTCAGGAGCGGTGTTTGGTTGGGGACGCAACAAGTTTGGTCAGCTGGGTCTCAATGACACTAATG atcgATCTTGCCCAGCTCTGCTGAAGTCTCTTAGGTCTCAGAGAGTGATTTACATCTCCTGTGGAGAAGatcacacagcagcactgaccaAG GAGGGAGGTGTGTTTACATTTGGAGCGGGTGGATACGGACAACTTGGACATAACTCCACAAACCATGAAATCAACCCTAGGAAAGTGTTTGAGCTCATGGGGAGTGTAGTTACGCAGATCTCATGCGGAAG GCAGCACACGTTGGTTTTCACTCCCTCGTCTGGGAAGATGGACTCATTCGGGCTTGGCGGTAACGGGCAACTTGGTACACGCTCCACGTGCAACAGGAAAAGCCCCGCCCCTGTCAAAAGCCCCTGGGTGGCTGGAGCCCTGGCAG ACTCAGAGAAGGGCTGTTGTGTCAAGAGGATTTACGCTGGAGGAGATCAGAGCTTTGCTCACTACTGCACTGCCAAT atCTTGCAGAGCAGAGACTCTGTGAGGAAACAAGATCACCACGGACGGATTTGCACCTTAAATGGAGATATCATACACAAATGGTTGAACCATTCCCCAGGACGACTCCCGCTGGAAATCTCCAA TGAGATTGACCTTGTGTTCTCCTCAGCGAGCTGCCTCAATGGATCGTTTCTGTCGAGGAG ATCCATAGCATTTTCTTCACTGATCTGA